The following coding sequences are from one Gossypium raimondii isolate GPD5lz chromosome 4, ASM2569854v1, whole genome shotgun sequence window:
- the LOC105780191 gene encoding uncharacterized protein LOC105780191 isoform X2: MEQPLLSEKRSEIDENERLSSYQYVGRTGSVIPTASLAGTDVSIEEIRSATSFSTPYPPSIHAPLISSPEPLPNEQAIPHQSPYAADYGAYSNDFQRQLLDEVEIRELLIDHIGHRCCWGSHPARTWKIHAVEDCNVYVGTLETFLEEREVIRETEPYLGGKIDGKDNTPELGIWELDLRSQFPVLFVPYKETRVKIPNSETVEKCSDCAGQGDIPCPTCNADQEPGFYKENQMSQCPACYGRGLIAHRDGSDTICTKCDGKGKIPCATCGSRGLLKCKTCNGSGSLLTRKIAVVKWKTLSTRKVSATSGAASVPDEIFHRAKGVQLCNTQAYQCTPAYFADSFFLNTFSSDVIADRASVPPTARVICERHTISVVPVTRVTMRHHRQSFSFYIVGYSREVYLKDYYPARFCWGLCPCLEWLKV; the protein is encoded by the exons ATGGAACAGCCTCTTCTCTCAG agaaaagaagTGAAATTGATGAGAACGAGAGGCTGAGCTCGTATCAGTATGTTGGCAGAACAGGGTCGGTGATTCCAACGGCTTCGTTGGCGGGTACGGATGTTAGCATCGAAGAGATTCGATCAGCCACTTCTTTTTCTACTCCTTACCCGCCATCCATTCATGCTCCTTTGATCAGCTCCCCTGAGCCCCTTCCTAATG AGCAAGCTATTCCTCACCAAAGTCCTTACGCAGCAGATTATGGCGCATACTCCAATGATTTTCAGAG GCAATTATTGGATGAGGTAGAGATAAGAGAGTTGCTCATCGATCATATCGGTCATCGATGTTGTTGGGGGAGTCACCCTGCTCGTACCTGGAAGATTCATGCTGTTGAGGATTGCAATGTTTATGTGGGAACTCTTGAAACTTTCTTAGAAGAAAGGGAAGTGATAAGAGAAACAGAACCTTACCTTGGTGGTAAAATTGATGGAAAGGATAATACACCTGAACTTGGCATTTGGGAATTGGATTTAAGATCACAATTCCCTGTTCTCTTTGTGCCATACAAAGAAACCCGAGTCAAGATTCCTAATAGTGAGACCGTTGAGAAATGTTCAG ATTGTGCAGGACAAGGAGATATTCCATGTCCTACATGCAATGCAGACCAAGAACCTGGATTTTACAAGGAAAATCAGATGTCCCAGTGCCCTGCTTGCTATGGAAGGGGATTAATTGCTCACAGAGACGGATCAGACACCAT ATGTACAAAATGTGATGGAAAGGGAAAGATACCTTGTGCAACTTGTGGATCTCGTGGCTTACTTAAATGCAAGACATGCAATGGAAGCGGTTCTCTGTTGACTCGCAAAATTGCTGTTGTTAAATG GAAGACACTTTCAACTCGAAAAGTGAGTGCGACAAGTGGAGCAGCATCGGTTCCAGATGAGATTTTCCATAGGGCCAAAGGAGTTCAGTTATGCAACACTCAGGCATACCAGTGCACCCCAGCCTATTTTGCCGACTCTTTCTTCCTCAACACATTTTCTTCGGATGTTATTGCAGACAGGGCATCTGTACCTCCAACTGCCAGGGTCATATGTGAGAGACATACAATCTCAGTGGTCCCAGTGACCCGTGTCACCATGCGTCATCATCGTCAATCTTTCAGCTTCTACATAGTTGGATACAGCCGGGAGGTGTACCTGAAGGATTACTATCCGGCTAGGTTTTGCTGGGGATTGTGCCCTTGCCTGGAATGGTTGAAGGTGTAA
- the LOC105780191 gene encoding uncharacterized protein LOC105780191 isoform X1 — protein MEQPLLSEEKRSEIDENERLSSYQYVGRTGSVIPTASLAGTDVSIEEIRSATSFSTPYPPSIHAPLISSPEPLPNEQAIPHQSPYAADYGAYSNDFQRQLLDEVEIRELLIDHIGHRCCWGSHPARTWKIHAVEDCNVYVGTLETFLEEREVIRETEPYLGGKIDGKDNTPELGIWELDLRSQFPVLFVPYKETRVKIPNSETVEKCSDCAGQGDIPCPTCNADQEPGFYKENQMSQCPACYGRGLIAHRDGSDTICTKCDGKGKIPCATCGSRGLLKCKTCNGSGSLLTRKIAVVKWKTLSTRKVSATSGAASVPDEIFHRAKGVQLCNTQAYQCTPAYFADSFFLNTFSSDVIADRASVPPTARVICERHTISVVPVTRVTMRHHRQSFSFYIVGYSREVYLKDYYPARFCWGLCPCLEWLKV, from the exons ATGGAACAGCCTCTTCTCTCAG aagagaaaagaagTGAAATTGATGAGAACGAGAGGCTGAGCTCGTATCAGTATGTTGGCAGAACAGGGTCGGTGATTCCAACGGCTTCGTTGGCGGGTACGGATGTTAGCATCGAAGAGATTCGATCAGCCACTTCTTTTTCTACTCCTTACCCGCCATCCATTCATGCTCCTTTGATCAGCTCCCCTGAGCCCCTTCCTAATG AGCAAGCTATTCCTCACCAAAGTCCTTACGCAGCAGATTATGGCGCATACTCCAATGATTTTCAGAG GCAATTATTGGATGAGGTAGAGATAAGAGAGTTGCTCATCGATCATATCGGTCATCGATGTTGTTGGGGGAGTCACCCTGCTCGTACCTGGAAGATTCATGCTGTTGAGGATTGCAATGTTTATGTGGGAACTCTTGAAACTTTCTTAGAAGAAAGGGAAGTGATAAGAGAAACAGAACCTTACCTTGGTGGTAAAATTGATGGAAAGGATAATACACCTGAACTTGGCATTTGGGAATTGGATTTAAGATCACAATTCCCTGTTCTCTTTGTGCCATACAAAGAAACCCGAGTCAAGATTCCTAATAGTGAGACCGTTGAGAAATGTTCAG ATTGTGCAGGACAAGGAGATATTCCATGTCCTACATGCAATGCAGACCAAGAACCTGGATTTTACAAGGAAAATCAGATGTCCCAGTGCCCTGCTTGCTATGGAAGGGGATTAATTGCTCACAGAGACGGATCAGACACCAT ATGTACAAAATGTGATGGAAAGGGAAAGATACCTTGTGCAACTTGTGGATCTCGTGGCTTACTTAAATGCAAGACATGCAATGGAAGCGGTTCTCTGTTGACTCGCAAAATTGCTGTTGTTAAATG GAAGACACTTTCAACTCGAAAAGTGAGTGCGACAAGTGGAGCAGCATCGGTTCCAGATGAGATTTTCCATAGGGCCAAAGGAGTTCAGTTATGCAACACTCAGGCATACCAGTGCACCCCAGCCTATTTTGCCGACTCTTTCTTCCTCAACACATTTTCTTCGGATGTTATTGCAGACAGGGCATCTGTACCTCCAACTGCCAGGGTCATATGTGAGAGACATACAATCTCAGTGGTCCCAGTGACCCGTGTCACCATGCGTCATCATCGTCAATCTTTCAGCTTCTACATAGTTGGATACAGCCGGGAGGTGTACCTGAAGGATTACTATCCGGCTAGGTTTTGCTGGGGATTGTGCCCTTGCCTGGAATGGTTGAAGGTGTAA